AAAAAGTCCTGATCAGGTCCTGCCAAAATTACATTGGTTTGGTATGGTCCACTAAACCAAAACTAGTACAGCAACTGTCTTGCTGTAACATGAACAAAGAACAGAgagaatcaaaacccaaaaactaTAAGGCCACATAGATGATGAACTGTCACAAGACAAAACCTTTTGAGTAGATTTCTTGTCAGTTTGTTTCAAGATTCATATTTATGAAAGATCATATAAGTTTCATAGAGACAGAGAGGCGaagttggggggggggggggggggggggggtgtttaATGACTTGTAAAGAAATCAATGAGTCTTTAATAAGTACCTATGTGTTGTTCCTTTAACAAGAGATAGACACTGGAACAATCACCAGAATTTTAACTCAAAAGTTACTTTAATGTTAAAAAAGCAAGTCAAtaaacacaacaacaaaaactacAAATTTGTTTGACTTAAGACAGCTAGGGTTTGAATTCTGTTGACTAGGATGATCTAATCTTGATTTATCAAGAACCACATATAGAAGAAAGAGTAAGTTCTTGGTTTTAAGAGAGAGAGCGGTGACATATGCATGTGGCAGGCAACATCTAGTGCTTACCCTACAAACCCGAAACGCTCAACCAACGAAAAAGGGTTTTTGTATTCTACACATGAGTGTACCATACTTTAACCCCACTTCCTCGAATTAGGGTTAACAAGGCAAATAGGTAATGTATCTAGACCGTCCATTAAGATCAAAGAAAGTATCTTTTGGCTATAGATGAAAGTGTCCCACGAATGTCCCCAAAATGATGGGACACACTTTGCATCAAAGTTGATGCTACTGTTTGCTACCCGACAGCTTTAGCTTTTGCCTTTGTCCTTAACTTAAGTTCtttccttcatttttttttcaaaaataatctttatttttctaaatttacaaAAGGACTTTCAATTACTATAAAACACTCTTTCTTCCAAACCCTTATATTACAAtaactctttctctctctagacaCCACACAAGAACAGAGTTTCTTTCTTTCAAGACCAATCTAGTTAAGAAATGGAAAACGTTGGAGTTTGTGATGAGTTTGTTAACCTAAAGGCAACAGAGCTGAGACTAGGATTACCAGGAACAGAAGATGGAGGTGAAGAGGAGAGACAAAAGGTTTCTTGCTGTAAAAGCAACAAAAGAGCCTTTCCTGAAACTGAGAAAGATATTGAATCTACCGGAAAAACTGAAACAGCCTCTCCTCCAAAGTAAGTGTTGTAGAAAACTTTGTCTGAAAAAGGTGTATTGCTGATTGTAGATCTGATCTGatctaatctaatctattacAATTTTCAGGGCTCAGATTGTTGGATGGCCACCTGTAAGATCTTACAGGAAGAACAATATTCAGACGAAGAAGAATGAATCTGAAGGTCAAGGAATGTATGTGAAAGTAAGTATGGATGGTGCTCCCTATCTGAGGAAGATAGATCTAACGGTGTATAAGCAATATCCAGAATTGATGAAATCGCTTGAAAACATGTTTAAATTCTCTGTGGGAGAATATTGTGAGAGAGAAGGATATAAAGGCTCAGAGTTTGTGCCTACTTATGAAGACAAAGATGGTGATTGGATGCTTGTTGGAGATGTTCCTTGGGAGTAAGTAAACATTTTCTTCATTTAGATTgttctttctgttttttttttgtgtgtgtttatgtATTAATGgtgttttttgtttgtgttacaGGATGTTTGTTTCGTCTTGTAAGAGGCTAAGGATCATGAAAGGATCAGAAGCTAAAGGTCTCGGTTGTGGTGTTtaagaaaaccctagaagattcaaaaacagagtttttttctgttttctctAATTTGCTTGGGTTTTCGGGGGAAGATATGTCATATAAACATAACTGTGAATCTTTACCTTGTCGGTTAATGTATTCACTTTCTTGTGGTGTTCTTGATTCTGATGGTAACAAATGTACCAGTGAGAGGCTTAAACGGTGTTAAGCATAATTGTGTGCTATTTGAAAGTTCTGAATCTGAACATTatgtttgcttttttttttatgtaacagAAACCATTTTTGTGTTATGGTTCTCTTCTTTTTGCTAGATTTGTGTataactttttgaaaaaatgCATTATCAAACATAGTAAATGTCACTGATCATAAaaccaatattttatattaggaTTACGCCCTAATCAGAATAATCCACAGCTTGTTAATGGGTTTTGATTGGATCAAGCTATAACCTAACTTGCAGATGAGCACAACAAAGAGGAAGTTATAAACCAGAGCTAATTATagaagaaattatataaaaatagccAACTTGTAAGCAAGTGCCCTTGGATTCTAGTTTCTTTTTAacttaatttatacatatttaatCACAAAAGAGAGGCAGAAAGAGATTAAACAAATATCAGAAATCTTAATCGAGCAGTGAGAATAATTTTTGGGACTTTGTAAATgtttatattatcttttgtaTGTAATTTGATTTCTACTGATACTTTGGTCCCCCACACCTTCAACAAGTAAATCTACTAAACTGTGCTCCTTTGTCTCCACTATCacttaaaataatctaaaactTATGAATAAGGAACtgataatatttatcaaaacttggaatcagagtttttttttcaaaaaatggtATAGGTACTTTGAATTTCGAGTTCTTGAGGAGACTTTCCTTGGTGTTCTAACAATTTACTAGTTTTACATTCAAAGCTTCATGCTTTTAATGCAATTAATACCGCAGTATTTTTTAGATGCAAGATGATCTAAATTTAAAAGAACTAAAGAAACATCAAGAACCAAAGCAAAATTGTAATCTAATACAGTATTTCTTAATAACGCAAAATCGTAATCTTTATTTTCGGAACATGTATTAGCAATGTTCTCCAGCTAGATATTTGTGGTATTATGGTAATATGTGCCCTTTAGTGCTAATGATTTATCTGTAGAGGCAAAATGAACAAGATTACTGAAATGCTGAGTTTAAGTTAAATGTGAAATCAAGAAGTTAATGTAGAGTTTAGTTACGTGTAAGCCTGTAAGGTAACTAACACCAGCTAAAACCTTTCAAGAGCGAAAATACAAAACAGTATAGTTTCATCTTCTGTGCTGAGAATATTGACAGTTCTTTTAAAACGTACAATCACTTTTAAGATTTACCTAAAGTCCTGGCCAGAAATCTTGAAGGCTGTTAAAAAACTAACTAGACAATAGCTCCATAATCTAGAAGAAACTATAGTTCAAACAGAGGAATTGGTTTTGCATgtttctaatatataaaaaagaagacTGCAGAAACCTTACCAAGGATCCTGTGAAGGGTACATGCATTGCAGATCCATAAGCTTCTTGAAAAAATACAAGTATTCCTCATCATTCTCAAATAGCATATAAGCCTGTAATTGTCAActcaaacggaaaaaaaaaagcgaAGAAAAGTTTTACGCAAGTTGGAAAAACTTAACACTTtgtctttttgtctttttgaatATGTTgacaaaatgaagaaaaaaaagaagaaatgccTTTTGTAATCTCAGGAGATCTTAAGAGAATCTGCGAAACTGAGCTTAGTTTGAGATATCTCATTGTTGTCTCACAAAATATGTGTTCAAGATTAGTAAACAGTATCTGGCAAATGTATCCCTTAAAAACAATGTCAAGGTGAGTGAACAGCTGAATTGAAAATGTTACGATTATGAATCTCAGATATGATCTTTGTATGTTGTTTTCAGATGGGAGGAAGGAAAACAGTTCTGTTAGATGCCGTAAGCTGTAGGGTTCCGCTGGTAATTAAGCGATATACCGACAATTATATTTGGCGCAGACGTGACTCACCCAGAGAATGGGGAAGAGTCAAAGCCTTTCAATAGCTGCTGCAAAGATTATATTATCAACTCCATCCAATTTTATGACTCGGTTTTGTTTTTATGCTCAGGTTGTTGCTTCACAAGATATGCGGGTCTGGTTTGTGCTCAAGCTCACAGACAATAACTTATACAAGATTTGTATAAAACATGGCAAGATCCAGTACGCGGCTCTGTTAGTGATGGTATGATCAGGTAATAAACGGCCCAATGATTTAATTTCCAAGGTTTAAGTTTTATGTATGGTGATTTCACAAGTTTTACTTTGTAGGGAGCTTCTGATCTCATTTAGGAAAGCAACTTCAGATCATCTTTTTTACCGGTAAGTTTCTTTCTTCTCATTTCAGTAAAACTGTAATTATTTTTTCTCATTGGTGGTGTTTTTTTTATTCGCGCAGTGCCAGTGATGGAGTAAGTGAAGGGCAGTTCTACCAAGTTTTACTCTACGAGTTGGATGCAATTCGTAAGGCTTGTGCGTTGCTTGAACCGAATTATCAGCCATCAGTGACATTCATTGTAGTACAGAAGCGGCACCACACTCGTATTATGCACATCTTGCAGCATTTCGAGCACGTTTCTACATGCGCAAAGGGTTTAGCCCGAACCGTCTAGTTTATGGTACGCTTAGCAATAAACTCATGGCTTCGAACAAAACAGAAATGGCATATAAGCTGTTTCTGAAGATCGAAGACGCTCGTTCGCGGATACTGGCACTTTTGATATTGATGTTCTGTTTGTATGTTCACCACAGAAAACTGAAAAAGATCCCAGTCTTTGTATATTCAGTAGGGTTCATGATTGTCCTACTAGTAAAGTAAAGATTGTTGACATGTCTATCT
The nucleotide sequence above comes from Brassica napus cultivar Da-Ae chromosome A9, Da-Ae, whole genome shotgun sequence. Encoded proteins:
- the LOC111200984 gene encoding auxin-responsive protein IAA4, which produces MENVGVCDEFVNLKATELRLGLPGTEDGGEEERQKVSCCKSNKRAFPETEKDIESTGKTETASPPKAQIVGWPPVRSYRKNNIQTKKNESEGQGMYVKVSMDGAPYLRKIDLTVYKQYPELMKSLENMFKFSVGEYCEREGYKGSEFVPTYEDKDGDWMLVGDVPWEMFVSSCKRLRIMKGSEAKGLGCGV